The proteins below are encoded in one region of Tessaracoccus aquimaris:
- the narI gene encoding respiratory nitrate reductase subunit gamma, producing the protein MKFLLWGVLPYLTFLVLIGGLIWRYRYDQFGWTTRSSQLYESKLLKIGSPLFHFALLAVLMGHLVGLLIPKAFTDWIGLSQHMYHLGAFWGGGLAGVALIVGLAMLIVRRRTTGAVFKATTWNDKIMYLVLATVIGLGMFATLTGDKTPTGAEHNYRETVSVWFRSLFTFQPNVDAMAAATWQFQTHIVIAMLLFAMIPFTRLVHAFSAPFHYLFRPYIVYRSRDAVSARRSSTTKGRGWDPVGTRDNQKVRK; encoded by the coding sequence GTGAAGTTCCTGCTGTGGGGCGTGCTGCCCTATCTCACCTTCCTGGTCCTGATCGGCGGCCTGATCTGGCGGTACCGCTACGACCAGTTCGGCTGGACGACCCGCTCGTCGCAGCTCTACGAGTCGAAGCTGCTCAAGATCGGTTCGCCGCTGTTCCACTTCGCCCTGCTCGCGGTGCTGATGGGTCACCTCGTCGGCCTGCTGATCCCCAAGGCGTTCACCGACTGGATCGGCCTGAGCCAGCACATGTACCACCTGGGTGCCTTCTGGGGCGGTGGGCTGGCAGGCGTCGCCCTGATCGTCGGGCTCGCCATGCTGATCGTGCGGCGGCGCACCACGGGGGCCGTGTTCAAGGCGACCACCTGGAACGACAAGATCATGTACCTGGTGCTCGCGACCGTCATCGGGCTCGGCATGTTCGCCACGCTCACCGGCGACAAGACGCCTACCGGTGCGGAGCACAACTACCGCGAGACCGTGTCGGTGTGGTTCCGTTCCCTGTTCACGTTCCAGCCCAACGTCGACGCGATGGCCGCGGCAACTTGGCAGTTCCAGACGCACATCGTGATCGCCATGCTGCTCTTCGCGATGATCCCGTTCACCCGCCTGGTGCACGCCTTCTCGGCACCCTTCCACTACCTCTTCCGCCCCTACATCGTCTATCGCTCCCGCGATGCCGTGTCTGCGCGCCGCTCATCCACGACGAAGGGTCGCGGCTGGGATCCGGTCGGCACCCGCGACAACCAGAAAGTTCGTAAGTGA
- a CDS encoding MFS transporter — MSTIAFTLMFAVWLMFGILGIPIQKELGLSDQQLSWISALAVLNGSMWRLPAGILADRLGGRTITLFLLFATAIPAYLVSFANNYAMLLVLAFLVGFAGNLFSVGTAWDSAWYSKDRQGLALGVFGAGNVGASVTKFIGPPLIAATAGSTYILGIQGGWRLIPVIYAVLLVIVGILTWIIVPKPDRAAGASKPLSEMLAPLKDVRVWRFSLYYVAVFGAYVALSAWLPKYYVDNFGVSLTVAGLLTATFIFPASLLRPVGGWLSDRFGARKVMYFTFALMLLSSGILMMPNGFITVVHPDGGQSQHLHYQISLLWFVVLVFILGCAMGFGKAAVFKHIPEYFPDNVGSVGGLVGMLGGLGGFVLPPLFAATKTWSGFPSSTFFCIFILVAICAVWMHVTIVRMLHDKSPELAGTIDRPLEEARS, encoded by the coding sequence ATGTCCACGATCGCGTTCACGCTGATGTTCGCGGTGTGGCTCATGTTCGGCATCCTCGGCATCCCCATCCAGAAGGAACTGGGCCTCAGCGACCAGCAACTGTCCTGGATCTCGGCCCTCGCCGTCCTCAACGGCTCCATGTGGCGACTCCCGGCAGGCATCCTCGCCGACCGGCTCGGCGGCCGCACCATCACGCTGTTCCTGCTGTTCGCCACCGCGATCCCCGCCTACCTGGTGTCGTTCGCGAACAACTACGCGATGCTGCTGGTGCTGGCCTTCCTCGTCGGCTTCGCTGGCAACCTCTTCTCCGTCGGCACAGCATGGGACTCGGCCTGGTACTCCAAGGACCGCCAGGGCCTCGCGCTCGGCGTGTTCGGCGCGGGCAACGTCGGCGCCTCCGTCACCAAGTTCATCGGCCCGCCCCTGATCGCCGCCACCGCGGGGTCGACCTACATCCTTGGCATCCAGGGCGGCTGGCGGCTGATCCCGGTCATCTACGCGGTGCTGCTCGTCATCGTCGGCATCCTCACCTGGATCATCGTCCCCAAGCCGGACCGCGCCGCAGGGGCCTCCAAGCCGCTGTCGGAGATGCTCGCGCCGCTGAAGGACGTGCGCGTGTGGCGGTTCAGCCTCTACTACGTGGCCGTCTTCGGCGCCTACGTGGCGCTGTCGGCCTGGCTGCCGAAGTACTACGTCGACAACTTCGGCGTCTCGCTGACCGTCGCGGGCCTTTTGACGGCGACCTTCATCTTCCCCGCCTCGCTGCTGCGGCCCGTCGGCGGCTGGCTCAGCGACAGGTTCGGCGCCCGCAAGGTGATGTACTTCACCTTCGCGCTGATGCTGCTCTCCAGCGGCATCCTGATGATGCCCAACGGCTTCATCACCGTCGTCCACCCCGACGGCGGCCAGAGCCAGCACCTGCACTACCAGATCTCGCTGCTGTGGTTCGTGGTCCTGGTGTTCATCCTCGGCTGCGCCATGGGCTTCGGTAAGGCCGCGGTCTTCAAGCACATCCCCGAGTACTTCCCCGACAACGTCGGCTCCGTCGGCGGACTCGTCGGCATGCTCGGCGGACTTGGAGGATTCGTCCTCCCTCCGCTGTTCGCCGCGACCAAGACCTGGTCCGGTTTCCCGAGCAGCACGTTCTTCTGCATCTTCATCCTGGTGGCGATCTGCGCCGTCTGGATGCACGTCACCATCGTCCGCATGCTGCACGACAAGTCGCCTGAGCTCGCCGGCACCATCGACCGACCCCTAGAGGAGGCTCGCTCGTGA